In one window of Streptomyces roseofulvus DNA:
- a CDS encoding SHOCT domain-containing protein — protein MPGLLRGIARTAVISGTATAVSNRVSRRQAGRWAQQDYDRAAPAPQQAYAAPPPAPAPEPPAEVSMDTKISQLKELGELKEQGVLSEAEFEAQKSRILGS, from the coding sequence ATGCCTGGTCTCCTCCGCGGCATCGCGCGCACCGCGGTCATCTCCGGTACCGCCACCGCCGTGTCCAACCGCGTGTCCCGCCGGCAGGCGGGGCGGTGGGCGCAGCAGGACTACGACCGCGCCGCCCCGGCGCCCCAACAGGCCTACGCCGCTCCGCCGCCCGCACCCGCACCCGAGCCGCCGGCCGAGGTGTCGATGGACACCAAGATCTCCCAGCTGAAGGAGCTCGGCGAGCTCAAGGAACAAGGGGTGCTCTCCGAGGCCGAGTTCGAGGCCCAGAAGAGCCGCATCCTCGGCTCCTGA
- a CDS encoding DUF6325 family protein, whose product MSVDEFSEMGPVDYLVLEFPGNRMTGEGLPLLLDLVERRVIRVLDLSFVRKDEDGTVTALKVADLDGDGELDLAVFEGASSGLLGEDDLQEAASVLEPGNSAGILVYENLWAAPLAAALRRSGARMVANGRIPAEDLLASLDALEAGTAGSDS is encoded by the coding sequence ATGAGCGTCGACGAATTCTCCGAGATGGGACCCGTGGACTACCTGGTCCTCGAGTTCCCGGGCAACCGCATGACCGGAGAAGGACTGCCCCTGTTGCTCGACCTCGTGGAGCGGCGCGTCATCCGCGTCCTCGACCTGTCCTTCGTCCGCAAGGACGAGGACGGCACGGTCACGGCGCTGAAGGTCGCGGACCTGGACGGCGACGGGGAACTCGACCTCGCCGTCTTCGAGGGCGCCTCCTCGGGTCTGCTCGGCGAGGACGACCTCCAGGAGGCCGCCTCCGTCCTCGAACCCGGCAACTCCGCGGGGATCCTCGTGTACGAGAACCTGTGGGCCGCGCCGCTCGCGGCCGCCCTGCGCCGCAGTGGCGCGCGCATGGTGGCCAACGGACGGATCCCGGCCGAGGACCTCCTGGCGAGTCTGGACGCCCTGGAGGCCGGGACCGCCGGATCCGACTCCTGA
- a CDS encoding glycoside hydrolase family 15 protein — translation MDDYPLIEDHGLIGDLQTAALVTTDATIDWFCCPRFDSPSVFGALLDRREGGHFSVRPTAATYTTKQLYHPDTAVLVTRFMTEQGAGEVVDFMPVTGRTATDRHRLVRVLRCVRGSMAFEGEIAPRFDYGRKPHKAHLTEHGAVFSSDDLDLAVHIVREPQDERLADRLAVEDDDVRFSLTLSAGQQRGLILESAPDGPPREIRVEEFQRLYDETVGFWRSWLAQSTYSGRWREAVERSAVTLKLMTYAPTGALVAAPTAGLPEQLGGERNWDYRFTWIRDASFSVYALLGLGFKEEAADFIRWLHDRVKQEAGQGNGSGPLNIMYRVDGTADLVEETLDHWEGYRGSAPVRIGNGAATQLQLDIYGEALDSIYFAHEHGMHLDHGGWTALHTLLDWLVDHWDQPGEGLWETRGGRKDFTYGRVMSWVAFDRALRIAYDDGRPAAGGRWVEARDAIYRQVLDRGWDPGKRAFVQHYGDDVLDSSLLRMPTVGFIMPDDPMWRSTLDAMEDELVSDSLVYRYNPEASPDGLRGTEGTFSLCTFMYVDALARAGRLDAARLVLEKMLTYANHLGLYSEEIDLTGRQLGNFPQAFTHLALIDAAITLDSMLREAR, via the coding sequence ATGGACGACTATCCCCTGATCGAGGACCACGGCCTGATCGGTGACCTGCAGACCGCGGCCCTCGTGACGACCGATGCGACGATCGACTGGTTCTGCTGTCCGCGGTTCGACTCGCCCAGCGTCTTCGGAGCCCTGCTGGACCGGCGCGAGGGCGGTCACTTCAGTGTGCGGCCGACGGCGGCCACGTACACCACCAAGCAGCTCTACCATCCGGACACCGCCGTCCTGGTGACGCGCTTCATGACGGAGCAGGGCGCGGGGGAGGTCGTCGACTTCATGCCGGTGACCGGGCGGACCGCGACCGACCGGCACCGTCTCGTCCGCGTGCTGCGCTGCGTACGCGGCAGCATGGCGTTCGAGGGGGAGATCGCCCCGCGCTTCGACTACGGCCGCAAGCCGCACAAGGCGCACCTCACCGAGCACGGCGCCGTGTTCAGCTCCGACGACCTCGACCTCGCCGTCCACATCGTCCGGGAACCGCAGGACGAGCGGCTGGCCGACAGGCTCGCGGTCGAGGACGACGACGTGCGCTTCTCCCTCACGCTGAGCGCGGGGCAGCAGCGCGGCCTGATCCTGGAGTCCGCCCCCGACGGACCTCCGCGGGAGATCCGCGTCGAGGAGTTCCAGCGGCTCTACGACGAGACCGTCGGCTTCTGGCGCTCCTGGCTGGCCCAGTCCACCTACTCCGGCCGCTGGCGGGAGGCGGTGGAGCGCTCCGCCGTGACGCTGAAGCTCATGACGTACGCGCCGACCGGCGCCCTCGTCGCCGCCCCGACCGCCGGGCTTCCCGAGCAACTGGGCGGGGAGCGTAACTGGGACTACCGCTTCACCTGGATCCGGGACGCCTCGTTCTCCGTGTACGCCCTGCTCGGCCTGGGCTTCAAGGAGGAGGCGGCCGACTTCATCCGCTGGCTGCACGACCGGGTCAAGCAGGAGGCCGGCCAGGGGAACGGCTCGGGGCCGCTGAACATCATGTACCGGGTCGACGGCACCGCCGACCTGGTCGAGGAGACCCTCGACCACTGGGAGGGGTACCGCGGCTCCGCGCCGGTCCGCATCGGCAACGGCGCCGCCACCCAGCTCCAGCTGGACATCTACGGCGAGGCGCTCGACAGCATCTACTTCGCGCACGAGCACGGCATGCACCTCGACCACGGCGGCTGGACCGCCCTGCACACCCTGCTCGACTGGCTGGTCGACCACTGGGACCAGCCCGGCGAAGGACTCTGGGAGACCCGCGGCGGCCGCAAGGACTTCACCTACGGCCGGGTGATGTCCTGGGTGGCCTTCGACCGCGCCCTGCGGATCGCCTACGACGACGGGCGCCCCGCCGCCGGCGGCCGCTGGGTGGAGGCGCGGGACGCGATCTACCGGCAGGTGCTCGACCGCGGATGGGACCCGGGGAAGCGGGCGTTCGTCCAGCACTACGGCGACGACGTGCTCGACTCGTCGCTGCTGCGCATGCCGACCGTCGGCTTCATCATGCCGGACGACCCGATGTGGCGGTCCACCCTGGACGCGATGGAGGACGAGCTGGTCAGCGACAGTCTCGTCTACCGCTACAACCCGGAGGCGTCCCCCGACGGACTGCGCGGCACCGAGGGCACCTTCTCCCTGTGCACCTTCATGTACGTCGACGCCCTGGCCCGCGCGGGACGCCTCGACGCGGCCCGGCTGGTGCTGGAGAAGATGCTCACGTACGCCAACCATCTCGGCCTGTACTCCGAGGAGATCGACCTGACCGGACGCCAACTCGGCAACTTCCCGCAGGCGTTCACGCACCTGGCCCTGATCGACGCGGCGATCACCCTGGACTC
- a CDS encoding chloride channel protein, with protein sequence MTDPKTGPAPAEEPEEATEADRLRELLRMPAYRKVLVFSALIGVPVSLAAFWFLVGLHELEHVMWADLPEALGWDAPPAWWPLPLLAVAGVVVGLVAARLPGAGGHVPAFGLHAGGASAAALPGVVIAAAASLPLGAVLGPEAPLIALGGGLALLFRALVRAPATPESTALLGAAGAAAAIAAIFGNPLIAAVLLIEVAGVGGPQLFVVMLPALLSSGVGAVVFTGFGRWTGLETGDLSVRFSTAPPRLDTGDVVWSILLAVGIGALTHLVIAGGRLTAAFVASSVLVRTVVCAVAAGGCAALYAVVTGRSPVDVASSGQATLAALAADPHAWGVGALLAVLLFKSAAYALSLGSLRGGLVFPVLFLGAAAGVLLSPLPGFGVIPAVAAGMAAAAAAALRLPVSSVALVVLVLGNAETIPVVILAAVTSFVTAELLPRGPSGTKRRPREEARAAG encoded by the coding sequence ATGACGGACCCGAAGACCGGCCCCGCCCCCGCCGAGGAGCCGGAGGAGGCCACGGAGGCCGACCGGCTGCGCGAACTGCTGCGGATGCCCGCGTACCGCAAGGTCCTGGTGTTCAGCGCGCTCATCGGCGTCCCGGTCTCGCTGGCCGCCTTCTGGTTCCTCGTCGGCCTGCACGAGCTGGAGCACGTGATGTGGGCCGATCTGCCGGAGGCGCTCGGCTGGGACGCGCCGCCGGCCTGGTGGCCGCTGCCGCTGCTGGCCGTGGCCGGCGTGGTCGTGGGGCTGGTGGCGGCCCGGCTGCCCGGCGCGGGCGGTCACGTCCCGGCGTTCGGACTGCACGCCGGCGGGGCCTCGGCCGCCGCCCTGCCCGGGGTGGTCATCGCGGCGGCCGCGAGCCTGCCGCTCGGTGCGGTCCTCGGCCCGGAGGCCCCGCTGATCGCGCTCGGCGGCGGCCTCGCCCTGCTCTTCCGGGCCCTCGTCCGGGCCCCCGCCACCCCCGAGAGCACGGCGCTGCTGGGCGCGGCGGGCGCGGCGGCGGCCATCGCCGCCATCTTCGGCAATCCGCTCATCGCCGCCGTCCTCCTGATCGAGGTGGCCGGAGTGGGCGGGCCGCAGCTGTTCGTCGTGATGCTGCCCGCGCTGCTGTCGAGCGGCGTCGGAGCGGTCGTCTTCACCGGTTTCGGCCGCTGGACCGGTCTGGAGACGGGCGATCTCAGCGTCCGGTTCTCCACCGCTCCCCCGCGTCTGGACACCGGGGACGTGGTCTGGTCGATCCTGCTGGCCGTGGGCATCGGCGCGCTGACGCACCTGGTGATCGCGGGGGGCCGGCTCACCGCCGCCTTCGTGGCGTCGTCCGTGCTCGTCCGCACGGTGGTCTGCGCGGTCGCGGCCGGAGGCTGCGCCGCCCTGTACGCCGTCGTCACCGGTCGTAGCCCGGTGGACGTCGCCTCGTCGGGCCAGGCGACACTGGCCGCCCTCGCCGCCGATCCGCACGCCTGGGGCGTCGGCGCCCTGCTGGCCGTGCTGCTGTTCAAGTCCGCCGCGTACGCCCTGAGTCTGGGCAGCCTCCGCGGCGGCCTCGTCTTCCCCGTGCTCTTCCTGGGCGCGGCGGCGGGTGTGCTGCTCTCCCCGCTGCCCGGCTTCGGGGTGATCCCCGCGGTCGCCGCGGGAATGGCCGCGGCGGCGGCCGCCGCGCTGCGGCTTCCGGTCAGCAGCGTGGCCCTGGTGGTCCTGGTGCTCGGGAACGCCGAGACGATCCCGGTGGTGATCCTGGCGGCGGTGACGTCGTTCGTCACCGCCGAGCTGCTGCCCCGCGGGCCCTCGGGCACGAAGCGCCGCCCGCGCGAGGAGGCGCGGGCGGCGGGGTGA